The proteins below come from a single Prolixibacter sp. NT017 genomic window:
- a CDS encoding OsmC family protein: protein MKHEVGISWKEDMAFEAEVNGHKIMLDADEKVGGKDRGPRPKPFMLTALAGCTAMDVISILKKMRVTPDNFDVKVSGELGEEHPKVYTSMHITYQFWGEDLPMEKLEKAVNLSQDRYCGVSAIYRKALPITSSIEVNPKSK from the coding sequence ATGAAGCATGAAGTAGGAATTTCCTGGAAAGAAGACATGGCTTTCGAAGCCGAAGTCAACGGGCACAAAATCATGCTGGACGCGGACGAAAAAGTGGGCGGCAAAGACCGTGGCCCTCGTCCGAAACCGTTCATGCTGACTGCCCTGGCTGGCTGTACCGCCATGGATGTTATTTCCATTTTGAAGAAAATGCGGGTTACCCCCGATAATTTCGATGTAAAAGTATCAGGCGAACTGGGCGAAGAGCATCCGAAGGTTTATACCAGTATGCACATCACTTATCAGTTCTGGGGCGAAGATTTACCCATGGAAAAGCTTGAAAAAGCGGTAAATCTTTCACAGGATCGGTATTGCGGTGTTTCCGCTATTTACCGGAAAGCGCTTCCTATTACATCATCTATCGAGGTGAATCCGAAAAGTAAATAA
- a CDS encoding MalY/PatB family protein yields MTTNFDQIVDRSGTGAIKYIRRKALFGREDVMPLWVADMEFRSPKPVIEALHQRSNHGVFGYTLPGDDYFETIREWQDSHHNWEIDREWMSFVPGVVPTIGLALEIFTQPDDNILIHAPVYAPFFDVPKKLDRQVVFSNLKLQNGKFRMDLDDMRVKMKEENIKVFILSNPHNPGGRVWSKDELKELASIAAENNVLVISDEIHADLVLNEYQHVPFGTVSEEAAMNSITLISPTKTFNIAGLSAATAIVPNQEIREKLNHRMHALHLFRGNIMAYEAARAAYQHGEAWRKELLSYLEENHRIVHAFFKEKLPEIIPMEAEASFLVWLDFSQTRLPPEDVRERLICEAGLGLSPGKAFGPGGEYYQRMNIGIPRQLFLHALDKIQHAFNSLEVK; encoded by the coding sequence ATGACAACTAACTTCGACCAAATTGTAGATCGCTCCGGAACCGGCGCCATCAAGTACATCCGGCGCAAAGCGCTTTTCGGGCGCGAAGATGTGATGCCGCTTTGGGTTGCCGATATGGAGTTTCGCAGTCCCAAACCGGTTATCGAAGCATTGCATCAACGTTCCAATCATGGCGTTTTCGGCTATACCCTACCGGGAGATGATTATTTTGAAACCATCCGGGAATGGCAGGACTCGCATCACAACTGGGAAATCGATCGTGAGTGGATGAGCTTTGTTCCCGGCGTTGTTCCTACCATTGGATTGGCATTGGAAATATTCACTCAGCCGGACGATAATATTTTGATTCATGCGCCGGTTTACGCGCCTTTTTTCGATGTTCCCAAAAAACTCGACAGACAGGTTGTTTTCAGTAACCTGAAACTACAGAATGGAAAGTTCCGGATGGATTTGGATGACATGCGGGTAAAAATGAAAGAGGAGAACATCAAAGTATTCATTCTGTCGAATCCACACAATCCGGGTGGTCGTGTATGGTCGAAAGACGAATTGAAGGAGCTGGCTTCCATCGCTGCAGAAAACAATGTGTTAGTCATTTCAGACGAAATTCACGCCGATCTGGTACTGAATGAGTATCAACATGTCCCATTTGGTACAGTTTCAGAAGAAGCAGCGATGAACAGCATTACACTCATTTCACCCACAAAAACCTTCAATATCGCTGGATTATCGGCTGCTACTGCTATCGTTCCCAACCAGGAAATTCGTGAAAAGTTGAATCACCGGATGCATGCGTTGCATCTTTTCCGGGGCAATATTATGGCTTACGAGGCTGCGCGGGCAGCTTACCAACACGGCGAAGCATGGCGAAAAGAGTTGCTCTCCTACCTCGAAGAAAACCATCGCATCGTTCATGCTTTCTTTAAAGAAAAACTTCCGGAAATCATTCCCATGGAAGCCGAAGCTTCTTTCCTGGTTTGGCTCGATTTCTCGCAAACCAGGCTTCCGCCGGAAGATGTTCGCGAGCGCCTCATCTGCGAGGCTGGTCTTGGACTTTCTCCCGGCAAAGCTTTCGGACCGGGCGGAGAATATTACCAACGAATGAATATCGGCATCCCCAGACAATTGTTTCTACACGCATTGGATAAAATACAACACGCATTCAACTCCCTCGAAGTAAAATAA
- a CDS encoding TrpB-like pyridoxal phosphate-dependent enzyme: MLQKKIFLDESEMPRQWYNLAADLKMRPPLGPDGKPVSPEMLAPVFPMNIIEQEVSTQRWIDIPEKVLELLSIWRPSPLVRAYALEKALGTPAKIYYKNESVSPAGSHKPNTAIAQAYYNKEFGIKRITTETGAGQWGSALSFACAQLGLECKVFMVRVSFEQKPFRQMMMNTWGGKCIPSPSMETAAGRAVLEADPDTPGSLGIAISEAIEAAVTDPTGETRYSLGSVLNHVMLHQTIIGLETKKQLAKVGIKKPDVVIGCCGGGSNFAGLSFPFVNDKINGEDIEIIGAEPSSCPTLTKAPFLYDHGDIARMTPLLPMHSLGHTFIPAPIHAGGLRYHGMAPLVSAAVEAGLVSPVSLHQNECYNAGVLFAKTEGIIPAPETNHAIAATIREALKAKEEGKEKTIVFNFSGHGLMDLVGYDKFLQGQLTDYELPDEEIAKTVDLLKDYPKP; the protein is encoded by the coding sequence ATGCTGCAAAAAAAAATCTTTCTCGACGAATCGGAAATGCCACGACAATGGTATAACCTGGCCGCAGATTTGAAGATGCGTCCTCCCCTCGGCCCTGATGGGAAACCGGTCTCACCCGAAATGCTGGCGCCTGTATTCCCGATGAACATTATTGAGCAGGAGGTGAGTACCCAGCGCTGGATTGACATTCCTGAAAAGGTTCTGGAGTTACTTTCCATTTGGCGTCCCAGTCCCTTAGTCAGGGCTTATGCTTTGGAAAAAGCGTTGGGAACTCCGGCCAAAATCTACTACAAAAACGAGAGTGTGTCTCCGGCTGGAAGCCACAAACCCAACACTGCCATTGCTCAGGCCTATTACAATAAAGAGTTTGGTATCAAACGCATTACCACCGAAACCGGCGCCGGGCAATGGGGAAGCGCCTTATCGTTTGCCTGTGCGCAACTCGGTCTCGAGTGCAAAGTGTTCATGGTCCGGGTAAGTTTCGAGCAAAAACCTTTCCGGCAGATGATGATGAATACCTGGGGCGGAAAATGTATTCCCAGTCCAAGCATGGAAACAGCGGCCGGTCGCGCCGTCCTCGAGGCAGATCCGGATACGCCCGGAAGTTTGGGTATTGCCATTTCCGAGGCCATCGAAGCAGCAGTGACCGATCCAACCGGTGAAACCCGTTATTCGCTGGGTTCGGTGCTGAACCACGTGATGCTGCATCAGACAATCATCGGTTTGGAAACCAAAAAGCAGCTGGCCAAAGTCGGCATCAAAAAGCCGGATGTGGTAATCGGTTGCTGTGGTGGTGGAAGTAACTTCGCCGGCCTTTCCTTCCCGTTTGTAAACGATAAAATTAATGGCGAGGACATTGAAATTATTGGAGCTGAACCTTCTTCGTGCCCGACACTGACGAAGGCTCCGTTCCTGTATGATCACGGAGATATTGCCAGGATGACGCCACTCCTTCCGATGCACAGTCTCGGGCATACTTTCATTCCCGCTCCTATCCATGCTGGTGGACTTCGTTACCACGGAATGGCTCCGCTGGTTAGCGCAGCAGTAGAAGCTGGCCTGGTAAGTCCGGTCTCATTGCATCAGAACGAGTGTTACAACGCCGGTGTCCTCTTCGCTAAAACGGAAGGAATCATTCCCGCTCCGGAAACAAATCACGCCATAGCAGCTACCATTCGTGAAGCGTTGAAAGCGAAAGAAGAAGGCAAAGAGAAAACCATCGTCTTCAACTTCTCCGGACACGGATTGATGGATTTGGTTGGCTACGACAAGTTTCTGCAGGGACAGCTCACCGATTATGAATTACCCGATGAAGAAATTGCGAAAACGGTTGATCTCCTGAAAGATTATCCCAAACCATAA
- a CDS encoding formate--tetrahydrofolate ligase, which yields MKTDIEIAHSVSMKPITKIAEKLGIGFDDLELYGKYKAKIPLQFIDKEKVKQHKLILVSAISPTPAGEGKTTVSIGLSQAMNRRNYQTTVVLREPSLGPVFGIKGGATGGGWSQVLPMEDINLHFTGDFSAIEKAHNLLAALIDNNLQNKQYSLGIDPRTVEWKRVMDMNDRALRQLVLGLGGTTSGVPRETGFDITAASEIMAILCLADDFEDLKKRLGNIFVGFTYSGEPIYARDLKAQGAMTALLKDAIKPNLVQTIEGTPAIIHGGPFANIAQGTNSIIATRMGLSLSDYVVTEAGFGFDLGAEKFIDIKCRYGNLQPSAVVLVATVRALKYHGGAPLDSLKEENLEALQKGVANLEKHIENMLQFRACPIVAINRFTSDTDAEINLIVEKCKSMGVEVSPIDVWAKGGEGALELADIVAGTCERCDNQITPLYDWEWDVPKKIETVAKRIYGAEAIDFSTQAKKDLKKIEKLGLDKLPVCIAKTQKSLSDNPALLGRPKDFVVTVRNIEIASGAGFVIPITGNIMRMPGLPAKPAAENIDIDNEGNITGLF from the coding sequence ATGAAGACCGACATTGAAATTGCACATTCCGTGAGCATGAAGCCCATCACAAAGATTGCTGAAAAACTGGGCATCGGATTTGACGATTTGGAATTGTACGGGAAGTACAAAGCTAAAATTCCACTTCAGTTTATTGACAAAGAAAAGGTAAAGCAGCACAAATTGATTTTGGTTTCAGCCATCTCTCCAACGCCTGCCGGAGAAGGAAAGACCACTGTTTCCATCGGTCTTTCGCAGGCAATGAACCGCCGCAATTACCAAACAACGGTGGTCTTGCGTGAACCGTCTCTTGGACCGGTTTTCGGTATCAAAGGTGGAGCCACGGGAGGAGGCTGGTCACAGGTGTTGCCGATGGAAGACATTAACCTGCACTTCACCGGCGATTTTTCGGCGATTGAAAAAGCGCACAATCTGCTGGCTGCGTTAATCGACAACAATCTGCAAAACAAGCAATATTCGCTGGGTATCGATCCACGTACTGTCGAATGGAAGCGTGTGATGGACATGAACGATCGGGCATTGCGACAATTGGTTCTGGGTTTGGGTGGCACCACTTCCGGAGTTCCCAGGGAAACCGGCTTCGATATCACCGCAGCCTCCGAAATTATGGCCATTTTGTGTCTGGCGGATGATTTTGAAGATTTGAAAAAACGTTTGGGTAATATCTTCGTCGGATTTACCTATAGCGGTGAACCTATCTACGCCCGCGACCTAAAAGCGCAGGGAGCCATGACGGCACTGCTAAAGGATGCCATAAAACCCAACCTGGTACAAACCATCGAAGGCACGCCGGCCATTATCCACGGCGGACCGTTTGCCAATATTGCGCAGGGAACCAACTCCATCATTGCCACCCGCATGGGACTATCATTATCGGACTATGTCGTGACTGAAGCTGGTTTCGGATTCGATTTAGGTGCCGAAAAATTCATCGATATCAAATGCCGTTATGGCAATTTGCAACCATCGGCTGTTGTTTTGGTTGCCACCGTACGTGCACTAAAATATCACGGCGGTGCTCCACTGGATTCACTGAAAGAGGAAAATCTGGAAGCGTTGCAAAAGGGGGTTGCCAACCTTGAAAAACACATCGAAAATATGTTGCAATTCAGGGCTTGTCCTATTGTTGCCATTAACCGCTTCACTTCGGATACCGATGCTGAGATCAATCTGATTGTGGAGAAATGCAAGTCAATGGGCGTGGAAGTCTCCCCCATCGACGTTTGGGCAAAAGGCGGAGAAGGTGCACTGGAGCTGGCCGATATTGTTGCCGGAACATGCGAACGATGCGACAACCAGATAACACCGTTGTACGATTGGGAATGGGACGTCCCGAAAAAGATCGAAACCGTCGCCAAGCGCATTTACGGAGCCGAAGCCATCGATTTTTCTACTCAAGCAAAAAAGGATTTGAAAAAAATTGAAAAGCTCGGACTGGATAAATTGCCGGTTTGTATCGCCAAAACACAAAAATCGCTCTCTGATAACCCGGCTTTGCTGGGCCGTCCGAAGGATTTCGTGGTAACCGTACGCAATATCGAGATTGCTTCAGGCGCTGGTTTTGTTATTCCCATTACGGGTAACATTATGCGGATGCCCGGTTTACCGGCAAAACCTGCCGCTGAAAATATCGATATCGATAACGAGGGAAATATTACCGGCTTATTCTAA
- a CDS encoding CAP domain-containing protein, giving the protein MKIIPLVVLLFISLTLFQKKASSQNVISYQAGINQRLAAYHISREEFAYYQILNNKEHRLSAYRDDDLMLLSKIILLHRINESREKYHVQPLKLDILASRVANQMSRESCDKGFFGHWNLEGEKPYHRYAFASGTDHVSENASALITTGRISPEFDDIVKLMENAHSGFMKEKAPNDGHKQTVIGPFHNYVGIGTAWCEHGFRYYEEFIDRYLQFHPFRQTIKKGETATIKFRLLDKKLYPYAIIGYYEPPLKPMTRDQINRLNSYNDFSRDIAFQLWPWQIPSANRDGYITLRKRFNKKGLYYIQIYLSKEPYENGRRASNRGKIQGSGIVIRVQ; this is encoded by the coding sequence ATGAAAATCATTCCACTCGTTGTTTTACTTTTTATTTCGCTCACTCTTTTTCAAAAGAAAGCGTCATCGCAAAACGTGATAAGCTACCAAGCCGGTATTAACCAGAGGTTGGCAGCATATCACATTTCCCGCGAGGAATTTGCCTACTACCAAATCCTGAATAACAAAGAACACAGGTTAAGCGCCTACCGGGATGATGATTTGATGCTTTTGTCCAAAATTATCCTGCTGCACCGAATCAATGAAAGCCGGGAAAAATATCATGTTCAGCCGTTAAAGCTCGATATTCTGGCCAGCCGGGTTGCCAATCAGATGAGTCGTGAATCGTGTGACAAAGGCTTTTTCGGGCACTGGAACCTTGAAGGCGAAAAACCCTACCACCGATACGCTTTTGCTAGCGGAACCGACCATGTATCGGAAAATGCTTCCGCTCTTATTACAACTGGAAGGATTTCACCCGAATTCGACGACATCGTCAAGCTAATGGAAAATGCTCATTCGGGTTTTATGAAAGAAAAAGCTCCCAACGATGGCCACAAACAAACGGTCATTGGGCCATTCCATAACTACGTTGGAATTGGAACAGCCTGGTGTGAGCATGGCTTCCGGTACTATGAAGAATTTATCGACCGTTATTTGCAGTTTCATCCTTTCCGGCAAACTATTAAAAAAGGAGAAACGGCAACGATAAAATTCCGGTTGCTGGATAAAAAGCTCTACCCGTATGCCATCATCGGTTACTACGAGCCGCCGCTAAAGCCAATGACACGCGACCAAATTAACCGGCTGAATAGCTACAACGATTTCTCCAGGGATATTGCCTTTCAGCTGTGGCCCTGGCAGATTCCATCCGCCAACCGCGACGGCTATATCACTTTGCGGAAACGCTTCAACAAAAAAGGGCTGTACTACATTCAAATTTACCTGAGCAAAGAACCTTACGAAAACGGAAGAAGAGCCAGTAACCGTGGTAAGATTCAGGGCTCTGGAATTGTCATCAGGGTTCAATAA
- a CDS encoding rubrerythrin family protein → MMKKTFSSLLLAFVLMLGISPVFAAGSTQTVKDLQDAFTGESTAHAKYAAFAKKAKEEGYPKIALLFEAASRAEKVHAGNHQAALKQLGAEVPNVNPEFDVKGTRENLKNAIEGESYEVATMYPNFLKDASNEKVNIALMSFNYAFQTEKKHKEMYENALASLDNNQVKSMPSLYQVCLVCGNTYAGEGPARCGICMTPNERFVTLKL, encoded by the coding sequence ATGATGAAAAAAACATTTTCTTCCTTGTTGCTGGCATTTGTTTTAATGCTGGGAATTTCACCTGTTTTTGCTGCAGGAAGTACACAAACCGTCAAAGATTTACAAGACGCTTTCACCGGAGAGAGCACGGCGCATGCCAAATACGCAGCCTTTGCCAAAAAAGCAAAAGAAGAAGGCTATCCTAAAATTGCTTTGTTATTCGAAGCTGCTTCGAGAGCAGAAAAAGTTCATGCCGGAAATCATCAGGCAGCACTAAAGCAGTTGGGTGCCGAAGTTCCGAATGTAAATCCTGAGTTTGATGTGAAAGGTACGCGTGAAAATCTGAAGAATGCCATCGAAGGAGAATCGTACGAAGTGGCGACGATGTATCCCAACTTCTTGAAAGATGCTTCGAACGAAAAGGTGAATATTGCGCTGATGTCTTTCAATTATGCCTTCCAAACGGAAAAGAAGCACAAAGAGATGTATGAAAATGCGCTTGCCTCACTGGATAACAACCAGGTGAAGAGTATGCCGTCGCTATACCAGGTTTGTCTGGTGTGCGGTAATACCTATGCCGGTGAAGGCCCTGCTCGTTGCGGCATTTGTATGACACCAAACGAACGTTTTGTTACGCTGAAACTCTAA
- a CDS encoding cell wall metabolism sensor histidine kinase WalK: MRLSFSNRIALYYMGTTAILTLVVFFFIYMVVHQSVYRHLDSELSAESEQLNEGFVILDGEIVMTNPYEWNENEHEQVEVNPIFMQISDIHGQIIKRTPNLYGDSLNVYLNRTASFFINTTLSRQPVRQLQTPIFNSLHELKGYMDMAVPLESTIVVLRNLRRVLILAFPVVLILLFFITSLIARRSIHPVFRLTETAEKISRENLGERIPLPLHEDELYTLTQTINQLLERLEDAVIREKQFTSDASHELRTPLSILKGTLEVMLRKSRDPEYYIEKISSSLSEVNRMSDLVDKLLMLARYEGDEAPVHLSSVDVQDLLEGVLARFETRFAEKNLKLALDFTPEIVLRTDRFMLEQIVENLITNAIKYSPANSKISIFLKKQGDAAILALADEGPGIPKHALEGIFDRFYRVDESRNSFIEGNGLGLALVRRFCGLLHIKPEVKSEPGKGTEFILFFPEENMTETDV; encoded by the coding sequence ATGAGACTTAGCTTCAGCAACCGAATTGCTCTGTATTACATGGGCACCACTGCTATTTTGACGCTGGTGGTGTTTTTTTTCATTTACATGGTGGTGCATCAGAGTGTTTACCGGCATTTGGATAGCGAGTTGTCGGCTGAATCGGAGCAGTTAAACGAAGGTTTTGTTATTCTGGATGGTGAGATTGTCATGACAAATCCTTATGAATGGAATGAAAATGAGCATGAGCAGGTTGAGGTGAATCCGATCTTCATGCAAATAAGTGACATTCATGGCCAGATTATCAAACGTACTCCTAATTTATACGGTGATTCACTGAATGTTTACCTGAATCGTACCGCGAGCTTTTTCATCAATACTACCCTTTCCAGACAGCCGGTCAGGCAGTTACAGACACCGATTTTCAATTCATTGCATGAATTAAAAGGGTATATGGACATGGCCGTTCCGCTGGAAAGTACGATAGTTGTCTTACGGAATCTACGCAGGGTATTGATTCTGGCTTTTCCGGTTGTCCTTATTTTGCTGTTTTTCATTACCAGTTTGATTGCCCGTCGGAGTATTCATCCGGTATTCCGGCTAACCGAGACGGCCGAAAAAATCAGCAGGGAAAATCTGGGCGAACGAATTCCATTGCCTTTGCACGAAGACGAACTGTATACGCTTACGCAGACCATCAATCAGTTGCTGGAGCGCCTGGAAGATGCCGTGATTCGTGAAAAACAGTTTACATCAGATGCGTCCCATGAATTGCGAACTCCACTTTCGATTCTCAAGGGAACCCTGGAGGTAATGTTGCGGAAAAGCCGTGATCCTGAATATTATATCGAAAAAATCAGCAGTAGTTTATCCGAAGTGAACCGCATGTCGGATTTGGTCGATAAACTCCTGATGCTTGCTCGCTACGAAGGCGATGAAGCACCGGTTCATCTGTCGAGTGTCGATGTTCAAGACTTACTGGAAGGCGTTCTGGCCCGGTTCGAAACCCGGTTTGCTGAAAAGAACTTAAAGCTGGCGCTGGATTTTACTCCGGAAATTGTTTTACGGACCGATCGGTTTATGCTCGAACAGATTGTGGAGAATCTGATTACAAACGCAATTAAATATAGCCCGGCCAATTCTAAAATATCAATCTTCCTGAAGAAACAGGGAGATGCTGCTATTCTGGCGTTAGCCGATGAGGGGCCAGGTATTCCAAAACACGCGTTGGAAGGGATTTTCGACCGCTTTTATAGGGTCGATGAATCCCGGAATTCCTTTATCGAAGGCAATGGCCTTGGCCTGGCACTGGTAAGGCGTTTTTGTGGGTTGTTACATATTAAGCCTGAAGTAAAAAGTGAACCCGGAAAAGGAACCGAGTTTATTTTGTTTTTTCCGGAAGAAAATATGACAGAAACGGATGTTTGA
- a CDS encoding response regulator transcription factor: MRILVIEDEPGIARFLKEGLEEESFAVDVAEDGIKGQEMAMDNGEEYDLLLVDWMLPGMSGVEIVRQIREEGLEMPVIFLTARDTVQDAVFALEMGANDYIRKPFSFEELLARIRVQLREPSGETSHLGVGKLQMDLNTHQVFRGEEEIQLTQKEFALLEFLLRNKGKACSRTRIIEHVWDIHFDYDTSVIDVYINSLRKKIDKKDEPGFIRTIRGVGYIIQED, from the coding sequence ATGCGTATTTTAGTCATTGAAGATGAACCGGGGATTGCCAGGTTTTTGAAAGAGGGGCTCGAAGAGGAATCTTTCGCCGTTGATGTAGCAGAGGATGGAATCAAGGGGCAGGAGATGGCTATGGACAATGGTGAAGAGTATGATTTGTTGCTGGTCGACTGGATGTTGCCTGGGATGAGCGGAGTAGAGATTGTCCGGCAGATTCGCGAAGAAGGCCTGGAGATGCCGGTCATTTTCCTAACAGCGCGCGATACAGTACAGGATGCTGTATTCGCCCTGGAGATGGGAGCCAACGATTACATTCGAAAGCCGTTTTCGTTTGAGGAATTGTTGGCCCGGATTCGGGTTCAGCTACGTGAGCCTTCCGGCGAAACATCTCACCTTGGCGTGGGAAAACTGCAAATGGATTTGAACACTCATCAGGTTTTTCGGGGAGAAGAAGAGATTCAGTTAACGCAAAAAGAGTTTGCGCTGTTGGAATTTTTGCTTCGGAATAAAGGAAAAGCCTGTTCCCGTACCCGGATAATCGAGCATGTGTGGGATATTCATTTCGACTATGATACATCGGTAATTGACGTGTACATTAATTCCCTCCGGAAGAAAATCGACAAGAAAGATGAACCGGGATTTATCCGCACCATTCGCGGTGTGGGGTACATCATACAAGAGGATTAA
- a CDS encoding DUF2231 domain-containing protein: MIDISHIHPMLVHFPIALLIAGFFSDILGLFVKKEFFTRAGFYLLILGTLGTIAAVITGHMAGDGIESGSLKQAVEVHEDAGTLTLWLALITSAFRIVLVWLEKYRGILKAAALVLFLATVLSVARTGYYGGELVYKHAAGVEFSLGNN; encoded by the coding sequence ATGATTGATATTTCGCACATCCACCCTATGCTCGTTCACTTTCCTATTGCCTTGTTAATTGCCGGTTTCTTTTCTGATATACTTGGTTTATTCGTGAAGAAGGAATTCTTTACCCGTGCCGGATTTTATTTATTAATTTTGGGAACGCTTGGAACCATTGCTGCGGTGATTACCGGACATATGGCGGGCGATGGCATCGAATCGGGTTCGCTGAAACAGGCTGTCGAGGTGCACGAAGATGCCGGAACGTTGACTTTATGGCTTGCCTTAATTACTTCGGCTTTCCGGATTGTTCTGGTTTGGTTGGAAAAATACCGGGGAATATTGAAGGCGGCTGCGCTGGTCTTGTTTTTAGCTACGGTTCTATCAGTTGCCCGTACCGGATATTATGGCGGAGAACTGGTTTACAAACATGCAGCCGGTGTTGAATTTAGTTTAGGAAACAATTAA
- a CDS encoding GNAT family N-acetyltransferase, with translation MFRIRKILNPYLPVNEHEIKQVQAIIQSQFPDIAKEKVATIPDQLINPLKYQYKTMLFIADDHDGRVKGCALMLYMPDLSFCYLDFLAVSPGRTSSGVGGALYERIREEADSLDINGLFMECLPDDSDNCPDEEIRKQNAKRLAFYERYGARPITGTRYETPVKPEDTCAPFLVFDGLGSHDEIGAQKLKLIVRAILERKYGDYCPEDYIRMVVGSIIDDPAQLRPFQYQKKLQNGVFRTSLSERKKIFWVINDRHSIHHIRERGYVESPVRVETIRKSLEPTGWFSKGTPSSYPEKIIRDVHDAGYMNYIRKVCKNLPAGKSVYPYVFPIRNGAHPPKDLTVRAGYYCIDTFTPLNQNAYLAARHGVNCTLTAADELLSGRSLAYVLTRPPGHHAEHNVFGGFCYFNNSAIAAHYLSELGRVAILDIDYHHGNGQQQIFYESSDVLTISIHGHPSFAYPYFSGFVNEKGKHHGEGFNYNFPLDEEISTEKYRQTLMKTLEIIRKFSPVYLIVALGFDTAKDDPTGTWKLTASDFEQNGILIGQLRIPTLFMQEGGYNNRRLGTNARQFFKGVQKGFFGQ, from the coding sequence GTGTTCCGAATCAGGAAAATCCTGAACCCTTACCTGCCAGTTAATGAGCATGAAATTAAGCAGGTGCAAGCAATCATCCAGAGTCAGTTTCCGGACATTGCAAAAGAAAAAGTTGCAACTATTCCTGACCAACTGATCAATCCCCTGAAATATCAGTACAAAACCATGCTATTCATAGCTGATGACCACGATGGACGGGTAAAAGGCTGTGCCTTGATGCTTTATATGCCTGACCTTTCGTTCTGTTATCTCGATTTTCTGGCCGTTTCCCCGGGTAGAACATCATCGGGTGTAGGCGGAGCGCTATATGAACGCATCCGTGAAGAGGCTGACTCGCTGGATATAAACGGATTGTTCATGGAATGTCTGCCTGATGATTCGGACAATTGCCCCGATGAGGAAATCCGAAAACAAAATGCCAAACGTCTTGCTTTTTATGAACGCTACGGTGCCCGTCCCATTACCGGAACCAGGTATGAAACGCCGGTGAAACCCGAAGATACCTGTGCTCCGTTCCTTGTTTTCGATGGTCTCGGTTCACACGATGAAATTGGTGCCCAAAAACTTAAATTAATTGTACGAGCCATACTCGAACGGAAGTATGGCGATTATTGTCCGGAAGATTATATCCGGATGGTTGTCGGAAGCATCATTGACGACCCGGCTCAGCTGCGCCCGTTTCAGTATCAAAAAAAGTTGCAAAACGGAGTTTTCAGAACCTCGCTGAGCGAACGAAAGAAGATATTCTGGGTCATCAACGACCGGCACAGCATTCATCATATTCGCGAACGAGGCTATGTTGAATCCCCGGTAAGAGTTGAAACTATCCGAAAGTCTCTGGAACCAACCGGTTGGTTCAGTAAAGGAACACCGTCATCATATCCGGAGAAAATCATTCGCGACGTTCATGATGCCGGTTACATGAATTACATCAGAAAAGTATGTAAGAATCTGCCCGCAGGAAAGTCAGTCTACCCCTATGTTTTTCCCATCCGAAACGGAGCGCATCCTCCGAAAGATCTGACTGTCAGAGCCGGTTATTACTGCATCGATACCTTTACACCGTTGAATCAGAATGCATATCTTGCTGCCCGACATGGTGTGAACTGTACATTGACTGCTGCCGACGAGTTACTGAGTGGCCGCTCACTGGCTTACGTGCTCACCCGTCCACCAGGTCATCATGCTGAACACAATGTTTTCGGCGGATTCTGTTATTTCAACAACAGTGCTATAGCAGCTCATTATCTCAGTGAACTGGGAAGAGTAGCCATCCTCGATATCGACTACCATCACGGTAACGGACAACAACAAATCTTTTACGAAAGCAGCGACGTATTAACGATTTCTATCCATGGGCATCCGTCATTTGCCTATCCGTATTTTAGTGGTTTTGTCAATGAAAAAGGGAAGCATCATGGAGAAGGTTTCAACTACAATTTTCCGCTCGACGAAGAGATTTCAACGGAAAAATACCGCCAGACGCTGATGAAAACGCTGGAAATTATCCGGAAATTTTCTCCGGTATATCTCATTGTCGCCCTCGGATTCGATACGGCCAAAGATGACCCAACCGGCACCTGGAAACTAACAGCATCTGATTTTGAACAAAACGGTATACTGATTGGCCAATTAAGAATCCCCACACTATTCATGCAGGAAGGAGGTTATAACAATCGAAGGCTGGGTACCAATGCCCGTCAATTCTTCAAAGGAGTGCAAAAAGGCTTTTTCGGGCAGTAA